Proteins co-encoded in one Chrysemys picta bellii isolate R12L10 chromosome 13, ASM1138683v2, whole genome shotgun sequence genomic window:
- the PNP gene encoding purine nucleoside phosphorylase: MEPAASEECRYTYEQHKETADWLLDHTKHRPSLAIICGSGLGGLADQVKDPVVFNYTDIPNFPQSTVAGHAGKLVFGTLAGVSCVVMKGRFHMYEGYPLWKVTFPVRIFRLLGAGTLIVTNAAGGLNRGYQVGDIMVIRDHINMPGLAGINPLSGPCDERFGPRFPAMSDAYDEQLRGLALAVGKELGYGPSLHEGVYCTLGGPNYETIAECRFLQQLGADAVGMSTVPEVLVARHCGLRVFGFSLITNKSVLEYGTREKANHAEVLEAGRQAALKLERLVSVLLERMKGKGLV; the protein is encoded by the exons ATGGAGCCGGCAGCGTCGGAGGAGTGCAG GTACACGTACGAGCAGCACAAGGAAACAGCCGACTGGCTGCTGGATCACACCAAGCACCGCCCCAGCTTGGCCATTATCTGTGGCTCTGGCCTCGGGGGCCTGGCTGACCAGGTGAAGGATCCGGTGGTTTTTAACTACACAGATATTCCCAACTTCCCCCAGAGCACAG TGGCAGGCCATGCGGGGAAGCTGGTGTTCGGGACGCTGGCGGGGGTAAGCTGCGTGGTGATGAAGGGCCGGTTCCACATGTATGAGGGGTACCCGCTGTGGAAG GTGACGTTCCCAGTGCGGATCTTCCGCCTGCTGGGTGCAGGGACCTTGATTGTCACCAACGCGGCTGGAGGCCTCAACCGCGGGTATCAGGTGGGCGACATTATGGTGATCCGGGACCACATCAACATGCCTGGCCTGGCTGGCATCAACCCGCTGAGCGGCCCCTGTGACGAGAG GTTCGGGCCCCGCTTCCCCGCCATGTCAGACGCCTATGACGAGCAGCTgcggggcctggcgctggcaGTGGGCAAGGAGCTGGGCTATGGCCCGAGCCTGCACGAGGGCGTCTACTGCACCTTGGGGGGGCCCAACTACGAGACCATTGCTgagtgccgcttcctgcagcagctgggcGCTGACGCCGTCG GGATGAGCACGGTGCCCGAGGTGCTTGTGGCCCGGCACTGCGGCCTGCGTGTCTTCGGCTTCTCTCTGATCACCAACAAGTCGGTGCTGGAGTACGGGACCCGGGAGAAGGCCAACCACGCCGAGGTGCTGGAGGCCGGGCGCCAGGCTGCTCTCAAGCTGGAGCGCCTGGTCTCCGTGCTGCTGGAGCGCATGAAGGGCAAAGGTCTGGTGTAG